A single Perca flavescens isolate YP-PL-M2 chromosome 2, PFLA_1.0, whole genome shotgun sequence DNA region contains:
- the gemin6 gene encoding gem-associated protein 6: MQCGWSLLGPLQWIRYINKQVKVTAGKDEEHRGWLLTVDPVSASLVLVNFHDDAVGGGRASVQVVMGHAVQEVQVLQDADQETTQRLQSSFLPPRARPLAPEQLGQRRAGVRRWLEENRVPVQEDGEELLVAGALTIMAPYGPEDCCSSNQIILDRVQRLIQSQPAAPPNHSAELPNHSAELPNHSAALPANQPIQRLIQSQTAPPADQSERSSCD, from the exons ATGCAGTGCGGCTGGTCTCTGTTAGGTCCGCTGCAGTGGATCCGTTACATCAACAAACAGGTGAAGGTGACGGCGGGAAAAGATGAAGAACACCGCGGCTGGCTGCTCACCGTGGACCCGGTGTCCGCGAG TCTGGTTCTGGTGAACTTCCATGACGATGCGGTTGGGGGGGGCCGGGCCTCGGTGCAGGTGGTCATGGGTCACGCTGTGCAGGAGGTGCAGGTCCTGCAGGATGCGGACCAGGAGACCACGCAGCGCCTGCAGAGCTCCTTCCTCCCCCCGAGGGCCCGCCCCCTGGCCCCGGAGCAGCTGGGCCAGCGGCGGGCCGGCGTGCGCCGCTGGCTGGAGGAGAACCGGGTCCCGGTGCAGGAGGACGGAGAGGAGCTGCTGGTCGCCGGCGCTCTGACCATAATGGCGCCGTATGGACCCGAGGACTGCTGCAGCTCCAACCAGATCATCCTGGACCGCGTCCAGAGACTGATCCAGAGTCAGCCGGCAGCTCCGCCCAATCACAGCGCAGAGCTGCCCAATCACAGCGCAGAGCTGCCCAATCACAGCGCAGCTCTGCCTGCCAACCAACCCATCCAGAGACTGATCCAGAGTCAGACAGCGCCACCAGCCGACCAATCAGAGCGCAGCAGCTGTGACTGA